The following are encoded together in the Juglans microcarpa x Juglans regia isolate MS1-56 chromosome 2D, Jm3101_v1.0, whole genome shotgun sequence genome:
- the LOC121249183 gene encoding light-regulated protein 1, chloroplastic, whose product MTLTFHTHYFKMQAALTFAPTLLPLTPSKNFSLPTSFPPKTSSLGARFAPIKATPAANANDTTTVDYSSINSVFPAEACETIGGEACLADIYPEVRLQPEATNRTARIGSEDVDREYLEYTDAKTVFQGEACDDLGGIFCEHEYQKGVY is encoded by the exons ATGACATTAACATTTCACACCCACTACTTCAAAATGCAGGCAGCTCTAACCTTTGCTCCAACCCTTCTCCCTTTGACACCCTCCAAGAACTTTTCCCTACCGACCAGTTTTCCTCCTAAAACTAGCTCGCTTGGTGCTCGCTTTGCCCCAATCAAAGCAACTCCCGCTGCCAATGCTAATGATACTACCACAGTTGATTACAGTTCCATAAACTC TGTATTTCCAGCAGAGGCTTGTGAAACTATTGGTGGAGAAGCCTGTTTGGCAGACATATACCCTGAAGTAAGGCTCCAACCAGAGGCCACAAACAGGACAGCCAGAATCGGTTCCGAGGATGTTGACAGAGAATATCTCGAGTACACAGATGCAAAGAC GGTTTTCCAAGGAGAGGCTTGTGATGATCTTGGAGGAATCTTCTGTGAGCACGAGTATCAGAAAGGGGTCTATTAG
- the LOC121250311 gene encoding transcription factor ICE1-like isoform X2 has product MLPRSRNGVVWIEGGGGGEEAEDAASTWTRTNNEGDPNKDDDMGLALPLSSFKSMLENDWYINNNALNPSYQDLHNHLPGLPNPQDVRDINFCSNPTDNNNLILQPLDSSSSCSPSQAFGLDPSQSQPPFLPNNSCFSSLINAVCSNPFDDAFDLGLETGLLGLFNPAASNSPAMMGFTTLDSQPQIGASKLSSASDTAAGIGGGFNPMGFEGFDNSGSALYLNRGKVLRPLEVFPQGGSQPNLFQKRAALRQGAEKSGNLEVSGSRFSEDTDNLKTRSTKKSDVSGDVDEASLDVSSLNYDSDEFEGGVKEEEEEDVKNGGRNSNANSTVTSRDQKGKKKGLPAKNLMAERRRRKKLNDRLYMLRSVVPKISKMDRASILGDAIDYLKELLQRINDLHNELESSPPGSLLPPSTSFHPLTPTPPTLPCRVKEELCPGSLPSPKSQHARVEVRVREGRAVNIHMFCARRPGLLLSTMRALDNLGLDIQQAVISCFNGFALDVFRAEQCREGEDVLPEQIKAVLLDSAGYHGMM; this is encoded by the exons ATGCTACCGAGGTCTAGGAACGGTGTCGTTTGGAtcgaaggaggaggaggaggtgaagAAGCAGAAGACGCAGCCTCGACGTGGACCAGAACCAACAACGAAGGCGATCCCAACAAGGACGACGATATGGGTCTtgctcttcctctctcttccttcaAGTCCATGCTCGAGAATGACTGGTACATCAACAACAATGCCCTGAACCCATCTTATCAGGACCTCCATAACCATCTCCCAGGCCTCCCAAACCCGCAAGATGTCAGAGACATAAACTTCTGCTCGAACCCAACCGACAACAATAACCTTATTCTGCAGCCCTTGGACTCGTCCTCTTCCTGTTCTCCGTCACAGGCTTTCGGCCTCGACCCCTCACAGTCACAGCCTCCCTTCTTGCCCAACAATTCTTGCTTCTCTTCCCTTATCAACGCCGTTTGCTCCAACCCTTTTGACGATGCCTTCGACTTGGGCCTCGAGACCGGGCTTCTCGGCCTGTTCAACCCAGCTGCTTCGAACTCCCCAGCCATGATGGGCTTCACAACCTTGGATTCTCAGCCACAGATTGGTGCTTCCAAATTGAGTTCGGCCTCCGACACCGCCGCAGGAATCGGTGGCGGGTTTAACCCCATGGGTTTCGAGGGTTTTGATAATTCAGGCAGTGCTCTGTATCTGAACAGAGGAAAGGTTCTGAGACCGCTCGAGGTCTTCCCTCAAGGGGGTTCGCAACCCAATTTGTTTCAGAAGCGAGCGGCTCTTAGGCAAGGCGCTGAAAAGTCAGGGAATTTGGAGGTTTCGGGCTCGAGATTCAGCGAAGACACGGATAATTTGAAGACTCGGAGCACGAAGAAGAGTGACGTTTCGGGCGACGTTGATGAAGCGAGCCTCGACGTTTCGAGTTTAAATTACGATTCGGATGAGTTCGAAGGTGGCGttaaggaggaggaggaggaggatgttAAGAATGGCGGAAGAAATTCTAATGCCAATAGTACTGTCACTAGTAGGGATCAGAAGGGAAAGAAGAAGGGGCTTCCGGCGAAGAATCTGATGGCGGAGAGGCGGCGGAGGAAGAAGCTTAATGATAGGCTCTACATGCTTAGGTCTGTTGTACCCAAAATTAGCAAG ATGGATAGAGCCTCGATACTTGGGGATGCCATCGACTACTTAAAGGAGCTTCTGCAAAGGATCAATGATCTCCATAATGAGCTGGAGTCATCCCCACCGGGATCTTTGCTGCCACCTTCTACAAGCTTTCACCCTTTAACGCCAACTCCACCTACACTTCCCTGTCGTGTCAAGGAAGAACTTTGTCCTGGCTCCTTGCCAAGCCCTAAAAGCCAGCATGCAAGG GTGGAAGTTCGGGTAAGGGAAGGAAGAGCTGTCAACATCCACATGTTTTGTGCCCGCAGGCCAGGTCTCTTGCTTTCCACCATGAGGGCCCTGGACAACCTGGGGTTGGACATCCAGCAGGCTGTCATTAGTTGCTTCAATGGGTTTGCTTTGGATGTGTTCCGAGCTGAG CAATGCAGGGAAGGAGAGGATGTGTTGCCGGAGCAGATCAAAGCAGTACTCTTGGATTCTGCAGGCTACCATGGTATGATGTGA
- the LOC121250656 gene encoding aspartokinase 3, chloroplastic isoform X1 — protein sequence MEAALQIGGAETLCPVLSRRSSYGRPPWSKSLRFATSVASVPGFSYSTVRSCCTSTVVKVSCEGGMVDVLERKATENQSFGKADNRLTCVMKFGGSSVASSSRMREVAELILSFPKERPVVVLSAMGKTTNKLLLAGEKAVGCGVTNISSIDELSFIKELHLRTVEELGIDKSVIATHLEELEQLLKGIAMMKELTLRTKDYLVSFGECMSTRIFAAYLNKVGAKARQYDAFEIGFITTDDFTNADILEATYPAVAKRLLGDWVCDPAIPIVTGFLGKGWRSCAVTTLGRGGSDLTATTIGKALGLREIQVWKDVDGVLTCDPNIYSQAEPVPYLTFEEAAELAYFGAQVLHPQSMRPAREGDIPVRVKNSYNPNAPGTLITRTRDMSKAVLTSIVLKRNITMLDIVSTRMLGQYGFLAKVFSTFEDLGISVDVVATSEVSISLTLDPSKLWSRELIRQASELDHVVEELEKIAVVNLLQHRSIISLIGNVQKSSLILEKAFRVLRTNGVNVQMISQGASKVNISLVVNDNEAEQCVRALHLAFFESDLN from the exons ATGGAGGCCGCGTTGCAAATTGGTGGAGCTGAAACTTTGTGCCCTGTTTTATCGAGAAGATCTTCCTATGGCCGGCCTCCATGGTCAAAAAGCCTTCGTTTTGCTACTTCCGTGGCTTCGGTACCTGGTTTTTCGTATTCGACTGTGAGAAGTTGTTGTACAAGCACAGTCGTGAAGGTGAGTTGCGAGGGAGGGATGGTAGACGTTCTTGAGAGGAAGGCAACCGAGAATCAGAGTTTCGGCAAAGCGGATAATCGGTTGACCTGTGTCATGAAATTCGGTGGCTCGTCAGTGGCCTCCTCGAGTAGAATGAGGGAGGTTGCTGAGCTTATACTTAGCTTTCCGAAGGAGAGGCCGGTAGTTGTTCTCTCGGCGATGGGAAAGACGACTAATAAACTTTTATTG GCTGGAGAAAAGGCTGTCGGCTGTGGTGTTACCAACATATCAAGTATTGATGAGCTGAGCTTTATAAAAGAACTGCATCTCAG GACCGTGGAAGAACTTGGAATAGACAAGTCTGTCATTGCAA cacACCTAGAAGAATTGGAGCAGCTTCTGAAGGGAATTGCCATGATGAAAGAGTTGACTCTACGAACAAAAGATTATTTAGTTTCATTTGGAGAGTGCATGTCCACTAGGATCTTTGCAGCATATTTGAATAAAGTTGGTGCTAAAGCTCGCCAA tATGATGCATTTGAGATTGGTTTTATAACCACAGATGATTTCACAAATGCGGACATTTTGGAAGCAACATATCCCGCTGTTGCAAAGAGGTTACTTGGTGATTGGGTTTGTGATCCTGCAATACCAATTGTTACTGGCTTCCTtggaaag GGCTGGAGGTCATGTGCAGTTACTACGTTGGGTAGGGGTGGCAGTGATTTGACAGCTACTACCATTGGTAAAGCACTGGGATTGCGAGAGATACAG GTGTGGAAAGATGTTGATGGTGTTTTAACATGTGATCCTAACATATACTCACAAGCAGAACCCGTGCCATATTTGACATTTGAAGAGGCTGCTGaacttgcatattttggtgCTCAG GTACTGCATCCGCAGTCCATGAGACCAGCCAGAGAAGGCGATATTCCTGTTAGGGTTAAAAACTCTTACAATCCTAACGCTCCAGGTACTCTTATAACCAGGACAAGAGATATGAGTAAG GCAGTATTAACTAGTATTGTTTTGAAACGAAATATAACTATGCTGGATATTGTTAGCACTAGAATGCTTGGTCAATATGGCTTCCTTGCTAAG GTATTTTCGACATTTGAAGATTTGGGCATATCTGTGGATGTTGTAGCTACCAGTGAAGTCAGTATTTCCTTGACACTAGATCCATCAAAGCTTTGGAGCAGAGAGCTAATTCGGCAGGCAAGC GAACTTGACCATGTTGTGGAAGAGCTTGAGAAAATTGCTGTTGTGAACCTCCTTCAGCACAGAtcaatcatttctcttattggAAATGTTCAGAAATCGTCGCTTATACTGGAGAAG GCATTCCGTGTTCTTCGAACAAATGGAGTCAATGTTCAGATGATCTCTCAGGGTGCATCTAAG GTCAATATATCGTTGGTTGTAAATGACAACGAAGCAGAGCAATGTGTTAGGGCTCTCCATTTGGCCTTCTTTGAGAGTGATCTTAACTAA
- the LOC121250301 gene encoding putative pentatricopeptide repeat-containing protein At2g01510, which translates to MKPFRTTNALQSLASFRPSQTPKPPLYVDTLIDARIVKTGFNLETCLSNFQVQNFLERGEFSEAREMFDKMPHKNTISINMMISGYVKSGNLSHARELFDGMIERTAVTWTILIGGYSRCNQFREAFKLFAGMHRWATEPDYVTFATLLSGCSDTETTNEVVQVHSHIIKLGYHSTLMVCNSLIDAYCKTSRLDLAFQLFKEMPERDSVTLNALITGLSRDGRNEDAIKLFMDMQSFGFKPSDFTFAAVLCAGVGFDDIVFGMQVHAFVVKTNFVWNVFVGNALLDFYSKHDRVGDARKLFHEMPELDGVSYNVIITAHAWDGQLKESLDFFRELQFTRFDRRQFPFATLLSIAANTLNLGMGRQIHSQAVVSTADSELLVGNSLVDMYAKCGRFEEAEKIFENLAHKTTVPWTAMISGYVQMGYHEEGPKMFNEMRRTNVIADQATFASVLSASANLASLSLGKQLHSTIIRSGFMSNVFCGSALVDMYAKCGSLKDALQSFQEMPERNSVSWNALISAYAQNGDGEGTLRSFEEMIRSGFQPDSVSFLSILSACSHCGLVDEALEYFNSMTQVYKLAPKGPHYASMVDVLCRSGRFDEAEKLMARMPIEADEIMWSSVLNSCRIHKNQELAKKAADKLFNMEELRDAAPYVNMSNIYAAAGQWESVGKVKKAMRDRGVKKVPAYSWVEIKHKIHVFSANDKSHPQMGEIMRKIDMLGKQMEKEGYEPDTRCALHNVDEELKVESLKYHSERLAIAFALISTPQGSRILVMKNLRACTDCHAAIKIISKIVGREITVRDSSRFHHFRDGFCSCGDYW; encoded by the coding sequence ATGAAACCATTTAGAACGACCAATGCACTTCAAAGCCTTGCTTCTTTCAGACCCTCTCAAACTCCAAAGCCTCCCCTCTATGTCGACACCCTTATCGATGCCCGTATCGTCAAAACTGGCTTCAATCTGGAAACATGCCTTTCTAATTTCCAGGTCCAGAATTTTCTTGAAAGAGGTGAATTCTCCGAAGCCCGTgagatgtttgataaaatgcctCACAAAAACACCATCTCAATAAACATGATGATTTCGGGTTATGTGAAATCCGGCAATCTTTCTCATGCTAGGGAGTTGTTTGATGGCATGATTGAACGTACCGCAGTGACATGGACTATCTTAATTGGCGGCTACTCACGGTGTAATCAATTTCGAGAAGCATTTAAGCTTTTCGCCGGGATGCATAGGTGGGCGACGGAGCCAGATTATGTGACCTTTGCAACTTTATTATCTGGATGCAGCGACACGGAGACCACGAATGAGGTAGTTCAAGTTCATTCCCATATCATCAAACTGGGATATCATTCGACTCTCATGGTTTGCAATTCCTTGATTGATGCTTACTGCAAAACATCTCGCCTGGATTTGGCTTTTCAACTCTTTAAGGAAATGCCCGAAAGAGATTCCGTCACTTTGAATGCATTGATAACTGGGCTCTCAAGAGATGGGCGTAACGAAGACGCGATAAAGCTCTTTATGGACATGCAAAGTTTTGGCTTCAAGCCTTCGGATTTTACCTTTGCAGCGGTTCTATGTGCAGGTGTTGGGTTTGATGACATTGTATTTGGTATGCAAGTTCATGCTTTTGTGGTGAAAACCAACTTTGTTTGGAATGTGTTTGTGGGAAATGCTTTGCTCGATTTTTATTCGAAGCATGATCGGGTGGGTGATGCAAGGAAACTTTTTCACGAGATGCCAGAACTGGACGGTGTTTCATACAATGTAATTATCACGGCTCACGCATGGGATGGGCAACTCAAAGAGTCTCTTGATTTTTTCCGAGAATTACAATTTACCAGATTTGATCGGAGGCAATTCCCTTTTGCAACTCTGTTGAGCATAGCAGCCAATACACTGAACTTGGGAATGGGTCGACAAATTCATTCCCAGGCTGTTGTGTCAACAGCCGATTCAGAACTTCTGGTTGGAAATTCTTTGGTTGACATGTACGCCAAATGTGGCAGATTTGAGGAAGCCGAGaagatatttgaaaatttggcCCACAAAACCACGGTTCCATGGACTGCCATGATCTCAGGTTATGTTCAGATGGGATACCATGAAGAAGGCCCGAAAATGTTCAATGAGATGCGTAGAACCAATGTAATTGCTGACCAGGCCACTTTTGCAAGCGTCTTGAGTGCTTCCGCAAATTTAGCTTCACTCTCGCTAGGGAAGCAGTTACACTCAACCATAATAAGATCAGGATTTATGTCAAATGTATTTTGTGGAAGTGCACTCGTAGATATGTATGCAAAATGTGGGTCCCTGAAAGATGCACTTCAAAGTTTTCAAGAAATGCCTGAAAGGAACTCAGTGTCTTGGAACGCTTTGATCTCAGCTTACGCACAGAATGGAGATGGTGAGGGCACTCTTAGGTCGTTTGAAGAGATGATACGGTCAGGTTTCCAACCAGATTCAGTCAGCTTTCTCAGCATCCTATCTGCTTGCAGCCACTGTGGGCTCGTTGATGAAGCATTGGAATACTTCAATTCCATGACTCAAGTTTATAAACTTGCTCCCAAGGGACCACACTATGCATCAATGGTTGATGTGTTGTGTCGCAGTGGACGTTTCGATGAAGCAGAGAAGTTGATGGCACGAATGCCAATCGAGGCTGATGAGATTATGTGGTCATCGGTACTTAATTCGTGTAGAATTCATAAAAACCAAGAATTGGCTAAGAAAGCAGCAGACAAACTTTTTAACATGGAAGAGCTAAGGGATGCGGCTCCATATGTGAACATGTCCAATATCTATGCAGCAGCAGGACAGTGGGAGAGTGTTGGGAAGGTGAAGAAGGCGATGAGGGATCGAGGAGTTAAAAAGGTCCCTGCATACAGCTGGGTTGAAATCAAACATAAGATACATGTATTCTCAGCGAATGACAAGTCCCACCCACAAATGGGGGAGATAATGAGGAAGATTGATATGCTGGGGAAGCAGATGGAAAAGGAAGGATATGAACCCGATACGAGGTGTGCCCTTCATAATGTGGATGAGGAGCTCAAAGTAGAGTCCCTCAAGTATCATAGTGAACGCTTAGCAATTGCATTTGCTCTCATCAGTACACCACAAGGGTCACGTATACTGGTGATGAAGAATCTACGAGCTTGCACAGACTGCCATGCTGCTATCAAGATTATTTCGAAGATTGTTGGGAGGGAGATTACAGTCAGGGATTCCAGCAGGTTCCATCATTTTAGAGATGGCTTTTGCTCCTGTGGGGACTATTGGTGA
- the LOC121250656 gene encoding aspartokinase 3, chloroplastic isoform X2 encodes MEAALQIGGAETLCPVLSRRSSYGRPPWSKSLRFATSVASVPGFSYSTVRSCCTSTVVKVSCEGGMVDVLERKATENQSFGKADNRLTCVMKFGGSSVASSSRMREVAELILSFPKERPVVVLSAMGKTTNKLLLAGEKAVGCGVTNISSIDELSFIKELHLRTVEELGIDKSVIATHLEELEQLLKGIAMMKELTLRTKDYLVSFGECMSTRIFAAYLNKVGAKARQYDAFEIGFITTDDFTNADILEATYPAVAKRLLGDWVCDPAIPIVTGFLGKGWRSCAVTTLGRGGSDLTATTIGKALGLREIQVWKDVDGVLTCDPNIYSQAEPVPYLTFEEAAELAYFGAQVLHPQSMRPAREGDIPVRVKNSYNPNAPGTLITRTRDMSKAVLTSIVLKRNITMLDIVSTRMLGQYGFLAKVFSTFEDLGISVDVVATSEVSISLTLDPSKLWSRELIRQELDHVVEELEKIAVVNLLQHRSIISLIGNVQKSSLILEKAFRVLRTNGVNVQMISQGASKVNISLVVNDNEAEQCVRALHLAFFESDLN; translated from the exons ATGGAGGCCGCGTTGCAAATTGGTGGAGCTGAAACTTTGTGCCCTGTTTTATCGAGAAGATCTTCCTATGGCCGGCCTCCATGGTCAAAAAGCCTTCGTTTTGCTACTTCCGTGGCTTCGGTACCTGGTTTTTCGTATTCGACTGTGAGAAGTTGTTGTACAAGCACAGTCGTGAAGGTGAGTTGCGAGGGAGGGATGGTAGACGTTCTTGAGAGGAAGGCAACCGAGAATCAGAGTTTCGGCAAAGCGGATAATCGGTTGACCTGTGTCATGAAATTCGGTGGCTCGTCAGTGGCCTCCTCGAGTAGAATGAGGGAGGTTGCTGAGCTTATACTTAGCTTTCCGAAGGAGAGGCCGGTAGTTGTTCTCTCGGCGATGGGAAAGACGACTAATAAACTTTTATTG GCTGGAGAAAAGGCTGTCGGCTGTGGTGTTACCAACATATCAAGTATTGATGAGCTGAGCTTTATAAAAGAACTGCATCTCAG GACCGTGGAAGAACTTGGAATAGACAAGTCTGTCATTGCAA cacACCTAGAAGAATTGGAGCAGCTTCTGAAGGGAATTGCCATGATGAAAGAGTTGACTCTACGAACAAAAGATTATTTAGTTTCATTTGGAGAGTGCATGTCCACTAGGATCTTTGCAGCATATTTGAATAAAGTTGGTGCTAAAGCTCGCCAA tATGATGCATTTGAGATTGGTTTTATAACCACAGATGATTTCACAAATGCGGACATTTTGGAAGCAACATATCCCGCTGTTGCAAAGAGGTTACTTGGTGATTGGGTTTGTGATCCTGCAATACCAATTGTTACTGGCTTCCTtggaaag GGCTGGAGGTCATGTGCAGTTACTACGTTGGGTAGGGGTGGCAGTGATTTGACAGCTACTACCATTGGTAAAGCACTGGGATTGCGAGAGATACAG GTGTGGAAAGATGTTGATGGTGTTTTAACATGTGATCCTAACATATACTCACAAGCAGAACCCGTGCCATATTTGACATTTGAAGAGGCTGCTGaacttgcatattttggtgCTCAG GTACTGCATCCGCAGTCCATGAGACCAGCCAGAGAAGGCGATATTCCTGTTAGGGTTAAAAACTCTTACAATCCTAACGCTCCAGGTACTCTTATAACCAGGACAAGAGATATGAGTAAG GCAGTATTAACTAGTATTGTTTTGAAACGAAATATAACTATGCTGGATATTGTTAGCACTAGAATGCTTGGTCAATATGGCTTCCTTGCTAAG GTATTTTCGACATTTGAAGATTTGGGCATATCTGTGGATGTTGTAGCTACCAGTGAAGTCAGTATTTCCTTGACACTAGATCCATCAAAGCTTTGGAGCAGAGAGCTAATTCGGCAG GAACTTGACCATGTTGTGGAAGAGCTTGAGAAAATTGCTGTTGTGAACCTCCTTCAGCACAGAtcaatcatttctcttattggAAATGTTCAGAAATCGTCGCTTATACTGGAGAAG GCATTCCGTGTTCTTCGAACAAATGGAGTCAATGTTCAGATGATCTCTCAGGGTGCATCTAAG GTCAATATATCGTTGGTTGTAAATGACAACGAAGCAGAGCAATGTGTTAGGGCTCTCCATTTGGCCTTCTTTGAGAGTGATCTTAACTAA
- the LOC121250311 gene encoding transcription factor ICE1-like isoform X1, with amino-acid sequence MLPRSRNGVVWIEGGGGGEEAEDAASTWTRTNNEGDPNKDDDMGLALPLSSFKSMLENDWYINNNALNPSYQDLHNHLPGLPNPQDVRDINFCSNPTDNNNLILQPLDSSSSCSPSQAFGLDPSQSQPPFLPNNSCFSSLINAVCSNPFDDAFDLGLETGLLGLFNPAASNSPAMMGFTTLDSQPQIGASKLSSASDTAAGIGGGFNPMGFEGFDNSGSALYLNRGKVLRPLEVFPQGGSQPNLFQKRAALRQGAEKSGNLEVSGSRFSEDTDNLKTRSTKKSDVSGDVDEASLDVSSLNYDSDEFEGGVKEEEEEDVKNGGRNSNANSTVTSRDQKGKKKGLPAKNLMAERRRRKKLNDRLYMLRSVVPKISKMDRASILGDAIDYLKELLQRINDLHNELESSPPGSLLPPSTSFHPLTPTPPTLPCRVKEELCPGSLPSPKSQHARVEVRVREGRAVNIHMFCARRPGLLLSTMRALDNLGLDIQQAVISCFNGFALDVFRAEVNQRLDYFWSTVHQQCREGEDVLPEQIKAVLLDSAGYHGMM; translated from the exons ATGCTACCGAGGTCTAGGAACGGTGTCGTTTGGAtcgaaggaggaggaggaggtgaagAAGCAGAAGACGCAGCCTCGACGTGGACCAGAACCAACAACGAAGGCGATCCCAACAAGGACGACGATATGGGTCTtgctcttcctctctcttccttcaAGTCCATGCTCGAGAATGACTGGTACATCAACAACAATGCCCTGAACCCATCTTATCAGGACCTCCATAACCATCTCCCAGGCCTCCCAAACCCGCAAGATGTCAGAGACATAAACTTCTGCTCGAACCCAACCGACAACAATAACCTTATTCTGCAGCCCTTGGACTCGTCCTCTTCCTGTTCTCCGTCACAGGCTTTCGGCCTCGACCCCTCACAGTCACAGCCTCCCTTCTTGCCCAACAATTCTTGCTTCTCTTCCCTTATCAACGCCGTTTGCTCCAACCCTTTTGACGATGCCTTCGACTTGGGCCTCGAGACCGGGCTTCTCGGCCTGTTCAACCCAGCTGCTTCGAACTCCCCAGCCATGATGGGCTTCACAACCTTGGATTCTCAGCCACAGATTGGTGCTTCCAAATTGAGTTCGGCCTCCGACACCGCCGCAGGAATCGGTGGCGGGTTTAACCCCATGGGTTTCGAGGGTTTTGATAATTCAGGCAGTGCTCTGTATCTGAACAGAGGAAAGGTTCTGAGACCGCTCGAGGTCTTCCCTCAAGGGGGTTCGCAACCCAATTTGTTTCAGAAGCGAGCGGCTCTTAGGCAAGGCGCTGAAAAGTCAGGGAATTTGGAGGTTTCGGGCTCGAGATTCAGCGAAGACACGGATAATTTGAAGACTCGGAGCACGAAGAAGAGTGACGTTTCGGGCGACGTTGATGAAGCGAGCCTCGACGTTTCGAGTTTAAATTACGATTCGGATGAGTTCGAAGGTGGCGttaaggaggaggaggaggaggatgttAAGAATGGCGGAAGAAATTCTAATGCCAATAGTACTGTCACTAGTAGGGATCAGAAGGGAAAGAAGAAGGGGCTTCCGGCGAAGAATCTGATGGCGGAGAGGCGGCGGAGGAAGAAGCTTAATGATAGGCTCTACATGCTTAGGTCTGTTGTACCCAAAATTAGCAAG ATGGATAGAGCCTCGATACTTGGGGATGCCATCGACTACTTAAAGGAGCTTCTGCAAAGGATCAATGATCTCCATAATGAGCTGGAGTCATCCCCACCGGGATCTTTGCTGCCACCTTCTACAAGCTTTCACCCTTTAACGCCAACTCCACCTACACTTCCCTGTCGTGTCAAGGAAGAACTTTGTCCTGGCTCCTTGCCAAGCCCTAAAAGCCAGCATGCAAGG GTGGAAGTTCGGGTAAGGGAAGGAAGAGCTGTCAACATCCACATGTTTTGTGCCCGCAGGCCAGGTCTCTTGCTTTCCACCATGAGGGCCCTGGACAACCTGGGGTTGGACATCCAGCAGGCTGTCATTAGTTGCTTCAATGGGTTTGCTTTGGATGTGTTCCGAGCTGAG GTCAACCAAAGACTTGACTACTTTTGGTCCACTGTTCATCAGCAATGCAGGGAAGGAGAGGATGTGTTGCCGGAGCAGATCAAAGCAGTACTCTTGGATTCTGCAGGCTACCATGGTATGATGTGA
- the LOC121250302 gene encoding coiled-coil domain-containing protein 86: MACTIDFRRLDEGFGGKTYKRKREESMNQSNEASASMEIDEDDTCQPAAKKSAVASAEDPEKPIFGKPTYDGVIAGKASGRKWKQARKQRASAVKVSRKGTSFEERKTQKEIKRAYKERMTELKEAIRANKVEKRKQREEREKKKQENILRSGTKLQKITNPKTLKKIAKSKQKKLLKVVPDDLVNKKK, translated from the coding sequence ATGGCGTGCACGATTGATTTCCGGCGCCTTGACGAAGGCTTCGGCGGCAAGACCTACAAGCGAAAGCGAGAGGAATCCATGAATCAGAGCAATGAAGCGTCGGCATCCATGGAGATCGACGAGGATGACACTTGTCAACCAGCGGCTAAGAAATCTGCAGTCGCGTCAGCGGAGGACCCGGAAAAGCCCATCTTCGGGAAGCCTACGTACGACGGGGTGATAGCCGGGAAGGCGTCGGGGCGAAAGTGGAAGCAGGCTAGGAAGCAAAGGGCGTCCGCGGTTAAGGTGAGCCGGAAGGGCACGAGCTTTGAGGAGAGGAAGACGCAGAAGGAGATAAAGAGGGCGTACAAGGAGAGGATGACGGAGCTGAAGGAGGCGATAAGGGCGAACAAGGTGGAGAAGAGGAAGCAGAGGGAGGAGCGGGAAAAGAAGAAGCAGGAGAACATTCTGAGGTCCGGTACGAAGCTGCAGAAGATCACAAATCCCAAGACCTTGAAGAAGATCGCCAAGTCCAAGCAGAAGAAGCTACTCAAGGTCGTTCCTGATGATCTGGTCAACAAAAAGAAGTAA